The nucleotide sequence CACCTCCAACGTCGACTTGGCAAGCGCCAGCACCACCGACACCGACGTGGTGCTGCGTGACTGGTCGCTCAAACGCGTGGGCGCGGAGTTGCATGCCACGCTGCCCAGCCCACAGTTCAAGCTTCAACTGCGTTTGACGCCCACCCAGCCTGTGCTGCTGCAAGGCAAAGACGGGCTTTCGCGCAAGGGGCCAGACCCCGAGCAAGCCAGCTACTACTACAGCCAACCGCAACTCGCGGTGCAAGGCACGCTGGACTTGAACAACGTCAGCCACGCGATCGAGCCGGGAAGCCGCGCATGGCTGGACCATGAGTGGAGCCAAGCCCTGTTGCACCCGAACGCGGTGGGCTGGGATTGGATTGGCATGAACCTCACAGACGGCAGCGCGCTCACCGCATTTCGCCTGCGTGACGCCCAAGGCCAGGCACTGTGGGATGGCGGCTCCTTTCGCAGCGCGGGGCAGCTCTACACCTTTAGCCGGGGCGAAGTCACCTTTCAAGCGACGCGGTTTTGGACTAGCCCCATCAGCCGCGCCGTATATGGCGTGGAATGGACCGTGCGCACCCCAGCGGACATTTACACCGTCAAAGCAATGCTGGACAACCAAGAACTCGACAGCCGCGCATCGACCGGTGCCATCTATTGGGAAGGCTTGTGTACCCTGTGGGACAGTAACGGCCGCTTGGTAGGGCGGGGTTACCTTGAAATGACCGGCTATGCCAAGGCGCTCAAACTGTAGGAGACGCAGCATTTGCCTAAAGCCAAGCAGACTCCAACAACGCGCCCGAACCACTACACTTTTTATAGCTGCTTGCGCTTATTCCATGGGCGCAATCAGCACTTTTGACCCTCATACAGAATAATGCGCTTGTTGCACTGCTACACCTTGTACAGTGCGGACACCGCCCCCATCTAAGCGACCATGACTTCAGAACGACCCAAATCCCAAAGCCCCAAATCGCTTTCTGGCTTGTTGCCATTTTTGCGGCCCTACCGCAACCACATTGCGTCCACCCTAGTGCTCTTGGTACTGGCAGCGGTGGCCACTTTGGCGTTTCCGGTGGCTTTGCGCAGCCTCATTGACGGTGGCTTGGTGCAGACTGACAAAGGCGCGCAAGTGATGGCCATGCGCGAGCATTTCGCGCTTTTGTTTGCTGTGGCGGTGGCGCTGGGCATTTTTTCAGCCGGGCGCTTCTACATGGTGAGCTGGTTGGGCGAACGTGTCACGGCAGACTTGCGCAATGCGGTGTACCAGCATGTGCTGCGCCAAAGCCCAGAGTTTTTTGAAACCACGCAAACTGGCGAAGTTTTGTCCCGGCTCACAGCGGACACCACGCTGGTGCAAACGGTGGTGGGCTCGTCCTTGAGCATGGGCCTGCGCAAT is from Rhodoferax aquaticus and encodes:
- a CDS encoding lipocalin-like domain-containing protein — translated: MTPPDMPTLPALSRRQLLQAASLYSLAMAPCAHALAPMRLQFPRDAGAHPDFQTEWWYITGYANARGREAAYGFQLTFFRSRVPQTQGMRSGFAAKQLIFAHAAITDVQGKKLWHDQRTARWSGRVPRTESASTSNVDLASASTTDTDVVLRDWSLKRVGAELHATLPSPQFKLQLRLTPTQPVLLQGKDGLSRKGPDPEQASYYYSQPQLAVQGTLDLNNVSHAIEPGSRAWLDHEWSQALLHPNAVGWDWIGMNLTDGSALTAFRLRDAQGQALWDGGSFRSAGQLYTFSRGEVTFQATRFWTSPISRAVYGVEWTVRTPADIYTVKAMLDNQELDSRASTGAIYWEGLCTLWDSNGRLVGRGYLEMTGYAKALKL